In a genomic window of Croceibacterium sp. TMG7-5b_MA50:
- the gltX gene encoding glutamate--tRNA ligase, with product MTGSEAAGLVVTRFAPSPTGFLHIGGARTALFNWLFARHHGGRVLLRIEDTDLKRSTPEAIEAILDGLDWLGLTFDNEPVYQSARVARHAEVAQQLLAAGHAYRCYATAEELEQMRAAQRAAKQPLRYDGRWRDRDPADAPAGAPFVVRLKAPRDGETVIDDAVQGRVTVRNAELDDFVLLRTDGTPTYMLAVVVDDHDMGVTHVIRGDDHLNNAFRQLPIMRAMDQIEGGWPDPVYAHIPLIHGSDGAKMSKRHGATGVDAYRDELGILPEALFNYLLRLGWGHGDKEEFTQEEAIALFDLAHVGRSPSRFDLKKLQSMNAHYIRQADDNRLTDLVAPRLGGDAMTESGASLLARAMPVLTPRAKDLDELAAGAAFLFATHPLTLTEKAEALLDDTARDLLAEIADRLRALPDWTTEALETDLKSLAEGKAIGLGKLAQPLRAALTGQTTSPGIFDVLALLGRDESLARIDAQAARMV from the coding sequence GTGACAGGCAGTGAAGCCGCCGGGTTGGTGGTAACGCGCTTTGCACCATCGCCCACCGGTTTCCTGCATATTGGCGGCGCGCGTACCGCGCTGTTTAACTGGCTGTTCGCGCGCCACCATGGCGGCCGCGTGCTGCTGCGAATTGAGGATACCGATCTCAAACGCTCCACGCCCGAGGCGATCGAGGCCATTCTGGATGGCCTTGATTGGCTTGGCCTCACCTTCGACAATGAACCAGTATACCAGTCCGCTCGCGTGGCGCGCCATGCGGAGGTTGCGCAGCAATTGCTCGCCGCCGGACATGCCTATCGGTGCTATGCCACGGCGGAGGAGCTGGAACAGATGCGGGCGGCGCAGCGCGCCGCAAAGCAACCGCTACGCTATGATGGCCGCTGGCGCGACCGGGACCCTGCGGACGCTCCCGCTGGTGCGCCCTTCGTGGTCCGCCTGAAGGCTCCGCGAGATGGCGAGACGGTGATCGACGATGCCGTGCAGGGTCGCGTGACTGTCCGGAACGCGGAACTTGACGATTTCGTGTTGCTGCGCACGGACGGTACGCCGACCTACATGCTGGCGGTGGTGGTGGACGACCATGACATGGGCGTCACCCATGTCATTCGCGGCGACGACCATCTCAACAATGCATTCCGGCAGCTACCGATCATGCGTGCGATGGATCAGATCGAGGGTGGCTGGCCCGATCCGGTCTATGCGCACATTCCGCTGATCCATGGCAGCGACGGGGCGAAGATGTCCAAGCGGCATGGCGCCACCGGTGTCGACGCCTATCGAGACGAGCTTGGCATTCTGCCCGAAGCGCTCTTCAACTATCTGCTGCGGCTCGGCTGGGGCCATGGTGACAAGGAGGAATTCACGCAAGAGGAGGCGATCGCCCTGTTCGATCTCGCCCATGTGGGTCGCAGCCCGAGCCGCTTTGACCTTAAAAAGCTGCAAAGCATGAATGCTCATTACATCCGGCAGGCCGACGATAACCGGCTGACGGATCTGGTCGCACCGCGCCTGGGCGGTGATGCGATGACGGAGAGTGGCGCATCGCTGCTGGCGAGAGCCATGCCGGTGCTGACGCCGAGGGCAAAGGATCTGGATGAGCTGGCAGCGGGCGCCGCTTTCCTGTTCGCGACCCATCCCCTCACCCTGACGGAGAAGGCCGAGGCGCTGCTGGACGATACCGCGCGCGACCTGCTTGCTGAAATCGCGGATCGTTTGCGCGCGCTGCCGGACTGGACTACGGAAGCGCTCGAAACGGACCTCAAGAGTCTGGCGGAAGGGAAAGCAATCGGCCTCGGCAAGCTGGCGCAACCGCTCCGCGCGGCGCTGACCGGGCAGACCACCTCCCCGGGGATTTTCGATGTGCTGGCGCTGCTTGGACGGGACGAAAGCCTCGCCCGGATCGACGCGCAGGCGGCACGGATGGTTTGA
- a CDS encoding MFS transporter: MAMIAAHQVLSSGARVPRRSIAIAAFSTVVEWYDFTLYLYLATVLSRVFFGGGTASLAMTLGGFALAYLMRPLGAVVFGHIGDRFGRRRMMLLSMALMTAAMLATAMLPTHAQAGPTAGWLLLLLRCIMAFSVGGEYTGVVAYLLEGARAERRGLLTSLAAAASEVGGLLAAGVSALVVALLAGPALDTWGWRIPFLFGAALAAFVWIARSTMAESPDFVQQELQGTVPASPLRHTLAHHRRGILRGFAISALGSITYYVGISYVPAFLATVGGTGEADALWLSTAAALVVVIVTPLVGALSDRVGRKPVLMGVCIGAALLPGLMFTLMAGGSPGLVVLGAFVLAGIGGAVSAVGAVATAEQFPGEGRLTGLALGVTSATAIFGGLAPWLAHLAVETSGSAIAPGLMIMVVALAVLPVLAAMGETRPMRQPPT; encoded by the coding sequence ATGGCGATGATTGCGGCTCATCAGGTGTTGTCGAGCGGGGCGCGCGTACCGCGCCGGTCGATCGCCATAGCCGCCTTCTCGACCGTCGTGGAATGGTACGACTTCACGCTGTACCTTTATCTGGCGACGGTGCTGTCGCGCGTGTTCTTCGGCGGTGGAACAGCATCGCTTGCCATGACGCTTGGCGGGTTCGCCCTTGCCTACCTGATGCGCCCGCTTGGCGCGGTGGTGTTCGGTCATATCGGGGATCGGTTCGGGCGTCGGCGCATGATGCTGTTGTCCATGGCGCTGATGACCGCCGCGATGCTCGCCACCGCGATGCTGCCGACCCATGCGCAAGCTGGCCCCACCGCGGGCTGGTTGCTGCTGCTGCTCCGCTGCATTATGGCCTTCTCCGTCGGCGGTGAATATACCGGCGTGGTCGCCTATCTTCTCGAGGGGGCACGTGCGGAACGGCGCGGTTTGCTAACCTCCCTCGCCGCCGCCGCCAGCGAGGTCGGCGGCCTGCTTGCGGCCGGTGTGTCTGCGCTCGTGGTAGCACTCCTCGCCGGCCCAGCGCTCGACACTTGGGGTTGGCGGATCCCGTTCCTGTTCGGCGCGGCGTTGGCGGCTTTCGTCTGGATCGCCCGATCCACAATGGCGGAATCACCGGATTTCGTGCAGCAGGAACTGCAGGGAACCGTCCCGGCCAGTCCGCTGCGCCACACCCTTGCCCATCACCGCCGCGGCATCCTTCGGGGTTTCGCGATCTCGGCGCTGGGTTCCATCACCTATTATGTCGGCATCTCGTACGTGCCGGCGTTCCTGGCCACAGTGGGCGGCACCGGTGAAGCCGATGCGCTGTGGCTGTCGACGGCGGCTGCGCTGGTCGTGGTTATCGTCACGCCGCTTGTCGGCGCGCTTTCCGACCGGGTCGGCCGCAAGCCGGTATTGATGGGAGTATGCATAGGCGCAGCGCTGCTGCCGGGATTGATGTTCACGCTGATGGCCGGGGGGTCGCCCGGACTGGTCGTGCTTGGCGCCTTTGTGCTGGCCGGCATTGGCGGCGCTGTCAGCGCAGTGGGGGCAGTTGCAACCGCCGAACAGTTTCCAGGCGAAGGACGTCTTACTGGTCTGGCGCTGGGCGTGACCAGTGCGACGGCAATCTTCGGCGGGCTCGCGCCTTGGCTCGCCCATCTGGCGGTGGAAACCAGCGGCTCGGCTATCGCGCCAGGACTTATGATCATGGTGGTCGCTTTGGCCGTGCTGCCAGTATTGGCCGCGATGGGCGAGACCCGGCCCATGCGCCAGCCACCAACCTGA
- the nuoN gene encoding NADH-quinone oxidoreductase subunit NuoN has product MDFSTSFALIAPELVLSLSGLVLLLVAAWAGDRSARLISILACVALGAAFALSMPTVINGLSGADRIAFDGQFRADAFASLAKLMIFAASIAALVLAPAFLDRIRSLRAEYGVLVLFSALGMSIMVSAADLLTLYIGLEMQSLAAYVLASFVRNDTRSAEAGLKYFVLGSLASGILLFGMSLTYGFAGTTSFEGIGFAVTGGLSTGALFGLVFVLAGLAFKISAVPFHMWTPDVYEGAPTPVTAFFASAPKVAAIALLSRVMLEAFGSQVDAWRQIVVFLALASIVVGALGAIGQDNMKRLLAYSSINNVGFILIGLAVASTAGTSAMLVYLAIYVPMTIAGFVAVLMLRDSAGEPVERIADLAGLSRVRPGVAWSLMIVMFSLAGIPPMFGFWGKFVVFRAAVEADMVVLAAIGIAASVIGAFYYLKIVKVMFFDEPSGVIAAPAIRPQGELALAVLLTLSTLMISPLGYLANGWLGALADQAAASLLLLA; this is encoded by the coding sequence ATGGATTTCTCGACCTCCTTCGCGCTGATCGCACCGGAACTGGTGCTTTCGCTTTCCGGTCTCGTCCTGCTGCTGGTGGCAGCGTGGGCGGGCGATCGTTCCGCGCGGCTTATCAGTATCCTGGCGTGCGTGGCGCTTGGCGCTGCCTTCGCGTTGAGCATGCCTACGGTGATCAACGGGCTGTCCGGCGCTGACCGGATCGCCTTCGATGGGCAGTTCCGGGCCGATGCCTTCGCCTCACTTGCCAAGCTGATGATCTTTGCCGCCAGCATCGCTGCGTTGGTGTTGGCTCCTGCCTTCCTCGACCGCATCCGTTCGCTGCGCGCGGAGTATGGCGTTCTGGTGCTGTTCTCGGCGCTAGGCATGAGCATCATGGTGTCGGCGGCCGACCTGCTGACCCTGTATATCGGTCTGGAGATGCAGTCGCTGGCCGCGTATGTTCTCGCCTCCTTCGTCCGCAACGACACGCGCTCGGCCGAAGCGGGTCTCAAGTACTTTGTTCTGGGCTCGCTGGCTTCGGGTATCCTGCTGTTTGGCATGAGCCTGACCTACGGCTTCGCGGGTACGACCAGCTTCGAGGGGATCGGCTTCGCGGTTACTGGTGGTCTGTCCACCGGAGCGTTGTTCGGGCTGGTGTTCGTGCTGGCGGGGCTTGCGTTTAAGATCAGCGCGGTGCCGTTCCACATGTGGACGCCCGACGTCTACGAAGGCGCCCCGACCCCCGTCACCGCCTTCTTCGCCAGCGCGCCGAAGGTCGCGGCGATCGCCCTGCTGAGCCGGGTTATGCTGGAAGCGTTTGGCTCTCAGGTCGATGCTTGGCGCCAGATCGTGGTGTTCCTGGCACTTGCTTCCATTGTCGTGGGTGCGCTTGGCGCGATTGGCCAGGACAACATGAAGCGGCTGCTCGCCTATTCCTCGATCAATAATGTCGGGTTCATCCTGATCGGCCTTGCCGTGGCGAGCACAGCCGGCACCAGCGCGATGCTGGTCTATCTCGCGATCTACGTGCCAATGACCATCGCTGGCTTCGTCGCCGTGCTGATGCTGCGTGACAGTGCCGGCGAGCCCGTTGAACGGATTGCAGATCTGGCCGGCCTGTCGCGGGTGCGGCCGGGTGTCGCGTGGTCGCTGATGATCGTGATGTTCAGTCTGGCTGGCATTCCGCCGATGTTCGGCTTCTGGGGCAAGTTCGTGGTGTTCCGGGCGGCGGTCGAGGCCGACATGGTCGTGCTGGCGGCCATCGGCATTGCGGCGAGCGTGATTGGCGCGTTCTATTACCTCAAGATCGTGAAGGTCATGTTCTTCGACGAGCCGTCTGGGGTGATCGCGGCACCGGCCATCCGTCCGCAAGGCGAGTTGGCGTTGGCCGTGCTGCTGACGCTGTCCACGCTGATGATCTCCCCTCTCGGGTACCTGGCAAATGGCTGGCTGGGTGCACTGGCCGACCAGGCGGCGGCATCTTTGCTGCTGCTTGCCTGA
- a CDS encoding ribonuclease J: MKKNFTPEDELLFLALGGSGEVGMNVSLYGCRGQWIMVDLGMSFGANEYPGTELMFADIQFIEDRADQLLGIVLTHAHEDHIGALPYFAADLGVPIYATPFTADLVRRKLKEAGVAGEVKVHVIDEEHDPVELGPFTVDWVPMAHSIAESHALLIETPFGRVFHSGDWKLDPEPLIGDPATPDELMGIGDEGVLALICDSTNVFNPGASGSEGEVLRGMMEEVSRHAGRRVLVTTFASNVARLHTLGEVARASGRQLCVAGRSLDRIIEVAQDNGYLKNLPELVDFETAMGLPRGEVLIVATGGQGEPRAALSRIAEGNHPLELTSGDVVLFSSRQIPGNELAIGRVQNMLAARGIAMIGDRQSRIHVSGHPGRPELESLYSWLRPQILVPVHGELRHLREQARVGKAAGIPDQVAQVNGEIVRLAPGAPGRIAQVPNGRLVLDGDIIVPADGEAIVTRRRLARDGLVIVILDGRGGAQVQGIGLPLDEDYAAFVAEAERDVADALAKLKGRDRADTAQQDEAARLAARRAAQRWSGKKPQMRIIRAR, encoded by the coding sequence ATGAAGAAGAATTTCACGCCTGAAGACGAGTTGCTGTTCCTGGCGTTGGGCGGGTCGGGCGAGGTCGGCATGAATGTCAGCCTGTATGGCTGCCGCGGCCAGTGGATCATGGTCGACCTCGGCATGAGCTTCGGCGCCAACGAATATCCTGGCACGGAGCTGATGTTCGCCGACATCCAGTTCATCGAGGACCGGGCGGACCAGTTGCTGGGCATCGTGCTGACCCATGCACATGAGGATCACATCGGCGCGCTTCCCTATTTCGCCGCCGATCTGGGCGTGCCGATCTATGCCACGCCGTTCACCGCGGACCTAGTACGGCGCAAGCTGAAGGAGGCAGGCGTCGCGGGCGAGGTGAAGGTCCATGTCATCGACGAGGAGCATGATCCCGTCGAGCTCGGGCCTTTCACAGTTGATTGGGTGCCAATGGCGCACTCCATCGCCGAAAGTCACGCACTGTTGATCGAGACGCCATTTGGACGGGTGTTCCACTCGGGTGACTGGAAGCTCGATCCCGAGCCGCTGATTGGCGATCCCGCTACGCCTGACGAGTTGATGGGGATCGGCGACGAAGGCGTCTTGGCGCTGATCTGCGATTCGACCAACGTGTTCAATCCGGGCGCATCCGGCTCCGAAGGCGAAGTGCTGCGCGGAATGATGGAGGAGGTGTCCCGTCACGCCGGACGGCGGGTGCTGGTGACCACCTTCGCCTCAAACGTCGCGCGGCTGCACACGCTGGGTGAGGTTGCACGTGCGAGCGGGCGGCAGCTATGTGTTGCGGGCCGCTCCCTCGACCGGATCATCGAGGTGGCGCAGGACAATGGCTATCTGAAGAACCTGCCAGAACTCGTTGATTTTGAAACCGCCATGGGGCTGCCCCGTGGCGAGGTGCTGATCGTAGCCACTGGCGGACAGGGCGAACCGCGCGCGGCATTGTCGCGCATCGCGGAAGGTAACCATCCGCTGGAGCTGACCAGCGGTGACGTGGTCCTGTTCTCCAGCCGTCAGATACCGGGCAACGAACTGGCGATCGGGCGGGTGCAGAACATGCTGGCCGCGCGCGGTATCGCCATGATCGGCGATCGGCAGAGCCGCATCCATGTCTCCGGCCATCCCGGTCGGCCTGAACTGGAGTCCCTGTACAGCTGGCTGCGGCCACAGATCCTGGTGCCGGTGCATGGCGAGCTGCGCCATTTGCGGGAACAGGCGCGGGTGGGGAAGGCTGCCGGCATCCCTGACCAGGTGGCGCAGGTGAATGGAGAGATCGTGCGGTTGGCCCCAGGCGCGCCCGGCCGCATCGCGCAGGTTCCGAACGGTCGACTTGTGCTGGATGGCGATATCATCGTCCCGGCTGATGGCGAGGCGATCGTCACCCGTCGTCGATTGGCGCGCGACGGTCTCGTCATCGTGATTCTTGATGGTCGAGGCGGTGCGCAGGTGCAGGGTATCGGCCTGCCACTGGACGAGGATTATGCAGCTTTCGTCGCGGAGGCAGAGCGTGACGTTGCTGACGCCCTTGCCAAGCTGAAGGGCCGGGATCGCGCCGACACGGCGCAGCAGGACGAGGCCGCACGTCTGGCGGCCCGCCGCGCTGCGCAGCGCTGGTCCGGCAAGAAGCCGCAGATGCGCATCATTCGTGCGCGCTGA
- a CDS encoding type III pantothenate kinase, whose translation MLLAVDVGNTNVVFALIEDGAIRTRWRIATDPRRTADEYAVWLLQLMEIETVGRESITAVIVSSVVPRARHNLEVLGQKYFGQTPLFAGEGDAAWTLPIHVDEPRTLGADRAVNALAAHAGFAGDLIVVDFGTATTFDVVSADGAYQGGIIAPGINLSLDALVNNTAKLPRIAIEHPRTTSVTGRNTEDQMQIGVFWGYVSMMEGLIARLKAEIGRPVQVIATGGLALLFQRHTQIFDAVDADLTLKGLAILADQAGH comes from the coding sequence ATGCTGTTGGCGGTCGACGTCGGCAACACCAATGTGGTGTTTGCCCTGATCGAGGATGGAGCGATCCGCACCCGCTGGCGGATCGCGACCGACCCGCGCCGTACAGCGGATGAATATGCGGTGTGGTTGCTGCAGTTGATGGAGATCGAGACGGTCGGGCGCGAGAGCATCACCGCCGTCATCGTGTCCAGCGTGGTGCCGCGTGCGCGGCACAATCTGGAGGTGCTGGGCCAGAAGTATTTCGGCCAGACGCCGCTGTTCGCCGGTGAGGGTGACGCAGCCTGGACCTTACCCATCCATGTGGACGAGCCGCGCACCTTAGGCGCCGACCGGGCGGTCAATGCGTTGGCGGCCCATGCCGGATTTGCCGGGGACCTGATCGTGGTCGATTTCGGCACCGCAACCACCTTCGACGTGGTCAGCGCGGATGGGGCGTACCAGGGAGGCATCATCGCGCCGGGGATCAACCTGTCGCTGGACGCGCTGGTCAACAACACGGCAAAGCTGCCGCGGATCGCCATTGAACATCCGCGCACGACCAGCGTCACGGGCCGCAATACGGAGGACCAGATGCAGATCGGCGTCTTCTGGGGCTATGTCTCGATGATGGAAGGCCTGATTGCCCGGCTGAAGGCGGAGATCGGCCGGCCGGTGCAGGTCATCGCCACCGGCGGGCTGGCCTTGCTGTTCCAGCGGCATACGCAGATCTTTGATGCGGTCGATGCCGATCTTACCTTGAAGGGGTTGGCAATTCTGGCCGACCAAGCGGGACATTGA
- a CDS encoding DUF1467 family protein, with protein MKWTSMLAIYALFWVFSAFLLLPFGVRTHDEAGMAKVPGQADSAPANFRPGLLVVRASVMAAVLCGLYVLNYVQGWITVDDLNLIGEPPQA; from the coding sequence ATGAAGTGGACTTCGATGCTGGCGATCTATGCGCTGTTCTGGGTGTTCAGCGCATTTCTGCTGCTGCCCTTCGGGGTGCGCACGCATGACGAGGCCGGCATGGCCAAGGTGCCGGGCCAGGCGGACAGTGCGCCGGCAAACTTCCGTCCCGGCCTTCTGGTGGTGCGCGCCAGCGTCATGGCCGCGGTGCTCTGCGGTCTATACGTCCTGAATTACGTCCAGGGTTGGATCACGGTTGATGATCTGAATCTAATCGGAGAGCCGCCGCAGGCCTGA
- a CDS encoding citrate synthase codes for MADKQAKLTIGGSDFDLPIMHGTTGPDVVDIRKMYGQTGMFTFDPGYKSTASCESALTYIDGDEGILLHRGYPIGQLAEQSSFMEVSYLLLNGELPSQQELDSFTYTISRHTMLHEQLSRFYQGFRRDAHPMAIMCGVVGALSAFYHDSTDIADPEHRRISSHRLIAKMPTIAAMAYKYSIGQPFMQPKNSLSYTANFLQMTFGVPAEEYEVIPAVEKAMDRIFILHADHEQNASTSTVRLAGSSGANPFACMAAGIACLWGPAHGGANEAALEMLREIGTPDKIPHYIERAKDKNDPFRLMGFGHRVYKNYDPRATVMQKTVREVFEALNVTDPVFETALRLEEMALNDDYFIEKKLFPNVDFYSGVILSAIGFPTTMFTVLFALARTVGWVAQWNEMISDPAQVIGRPRQLYTGPTQRDYVPVGQR; via the coding sequence TTGGCGGACAAGCAGGCAAAGCTCACAATCGGCGGGTCCGATTTTGACCTTCCCATCATGCACGGCACCACCGGCCCGGACGTGGTCGACATCCGCAAGATGTACGGCCAGACGGGCATGTTCACCTTCGATCCGGGCTACAAGTCCACGGCTTCGTGCGAGAGCGCGCTGACCTACATCGACGGTGACGAGGGCATCCTGCTGCACCGCGGCTATCCCATCGGGCAGCTGGCGGAACAGTCCAGCTTCATGGAAGTGTCGTACCTGCTGCTGAATGGCGAGCTGCCGAGCCAGCAAGAGCTGGACAGCTTCACCTACACGATCAGCCGTCACACCATGCTGCATGAGCAGCTGTCGCGCTTCTACCAGGGCTTCCGCCGGGACGCGCACCCGATGGCGATCATGTGCGGTGTCGTTGGTGCACTGTCGGCGTTCTATCATGACAGCACCGATATCGCCGACCCGGAACACCGCCGGATCAGCAGCCACCGGCTGATCGCGAAGATGCCGACTATTGCGGCAATGGCGTACAAGTATTCCATTGGTCAGCCCTTCATGCAGCCGAAGAACTCGCTCAGCTACACGGCGAACTTCCTGCAGATGACCTTCGGCGTACCGGCCGAGGAATACGAAGTGATCCCGGCGGTGGAGAAGGCGATGGATCGCATCTTCATCCTGCACGCTGATCACGAGCAGAACGCGTCCACCTCCACTGTGCGGCTGGCGGGTTCCTCCGGCGCCAATCCGTTCGCCTGCATGGCGGCGGGCATCGCTTGCCTATGGGGCCCGGCGCATGGCGGCGCGAACGAGGCGGCGCTGGAAATGCTGCGGGAGATCGGCACGCCTGACAAGATCCCGCACTACATCGAGCGGGCGAAGGACAAGAACGACCCGTTCCGCCTGATGGGTTTCGGGCACCGCGTGTACAAGAACTACGATCCGCGCGCGACCGTGATGCAGAAGACCGTACGCGAGGTGTTCGAGGCGCTGAACGTCACCGATCCGGTATTCGAGACCGCGCTGCGGCTGGAGGAGATGGCGCTGAACGATGATTATTTCATCGAAAAGAAGTTGTTCCCCAACGTTGACTTCTATTCGGGCGTGATCCTGTCGGCGATCGGCTTCCCGACGACCATGTTCACCGTGCTGTTCGCCCTCGCCCGCACCGTCGGCTGGGTGGCGCAGTGGAACGAGATGATCAGCGATCCCGCACAGGTCATCGGCCGTCCGCGCCAGCTCTACACCGGGCCGACGCAGCGCGATTACGTACCGGTCGGCCAGCGCTGA
- a CDS encoding NADH-quinone oxidoreductase subunit M — MGGFPILSLMLLVPLLGATACLFSGEKAARQIALAATLADLVLGILLWTRFDVGGAQWQFTERADIFAGFQWALGIDGIALMLIVLSVFLMPICILASASINKRVPEYMAAFLFMEVLMIGVFAAQDIFLFYIFFEASLIPMYLIIGIWGGDNRIYASYKFFLYTLFGSLLMLIAMLWMVNVAGTSSIPALMVFDFPPEAQVWLFLAFFASFAVKMPMWPVHTWLPDAHVQAPTAGSVILAGVLLKMGGYGFLRFSLPMFPEASAQLAWLIWGLSMVAVVVTSLIALVQHDMKKLIAYSSVAHMAIVTIGLFAFNVQGLEGAMMVMLGHGLVSGALFLCVGVIYDRLHTREISRYGGLAINMPRYAMFFLLFTMASIGLPGTSNFVGEFLSLAGAYQVNTWVAFVGTTGIILGAAYMLYLYRRVVFGEQKNADAAAMVDLGPREWLMLAPLAAATLWMGVYPESFLAPMRQDIAMLNARIARAAPQDDSRLVMGTVTPADEHGARGGVHGSDAHGGAH; from the coding sequence ATGGGGGGCTTTCCAATCCTTTCGCTGATGTTGCTGGTGCCCCTGCTGGGCGCCACCGCCTGCCTGTTTTCGGGCGAAAAGGCCGCGCGGCAGATCGCGCTGGCGGCGACGCTGGCCGATCTGGTGCTGGGCATCCTGCTGTGGACGCGGTTCGACGTGGGCGGCGCCCAGTGGCAGTTCACCGAACGAGCCGACATCTTTGCCGGTTTCCAGTGGGCGTTGGGCATCGACGGTATCGCTCTCATGCTTATCGTGTTGAGCGTGTTCCTGATGCCGATCTGCATTCTGGCGAGCGCGTCCATCAACAAGCGCGTGCCTGAATACATGGCGGCGTTCCTGTTCATGGAAGTGCTGATGATCGGCGTATTCGCCGCGCAGGACATCTTCCTGTTCTACATCTTCTTCGAAGCCAGCCTGATCCCGATGTACCTGATCATCGGCATTTGGGGCGGCGACAACCGCATCTACGCGAGCTACAAGTTCTTCCTGTATACGCTGTTCGGCAGCCTGCTGATGCTGATCGCCATGCTGTGGATGGTGAACGTGGCGGGCACGAGCTCCATCCCGGCGCTGATGGTATTCGACTTTCCGCCGGAGGCACAGGTCTGGCTGTTCCTCGCCTTCTTCGCGAGCTTCGCGGTGAAGATGCCGATGTGGCCGGTCCACACCTGGTTGCCGGATGCGCACGTGCAGGCGCCGACGGCAGGTTCTGTGATCCTGGCGGGCGTGCTGCTGAAGATGGGCGGCTACGGCTTCCTTCGCTTCAGCCTGCCGATGTTCCCGGAAGCGAGTGCCCAGTTGGCCTGGCTGATCTGGGGGCTGTCGATGGTTGCAGTAGTGGTCACGAGCCTTATCGCGCTGGTGCAGCACGACATGAAGAAACTGATCGCCTATTCGTCGGTCGCGCACATGGCGATCGTGACGATCGGTCTGTTCGCCTTCAACGTGCAGGGGCTGGAGGGCGCCATGATGGTGATGCTGGGCCACGGCCTGGTGTCGGGCGCGCTGTTCCTGTGCGTGGGCGTGATATACGATCGGCTGCATACCCGCGAGATTAGCCGCTACGGTGGCCTCGCCATCAATATGCCGCGCTACGCCATGTTCTTCCTGCTGTTCACCATGGCGAGCATCGGTCTGCCGGGGACCAGCAACTTCGTCGGGGAGTTCCTGAGCCTGGCTGGCGCATACCAGGTGAACACCTGGGTTGCCTTCGTCGGTACGACCGGCATTATCCTGGGTGCTGCTTACATGCTGTACCTGTATCGGCGCGTCGTGTTCGGCGAGCAGAAGAATGCCGATGCCGCCGCCATGGTGGATCTGGGCCCGCGCGAATGGCTGATGCTGGCGCCGCTGGCGGCCGCGACGCTGTGGATGGGGGTCTATCCCGAGAGTTTCCTGGCGCCGATGCGGCAGGACATCGCAATGCTGAACGCGCGCATCGCACGCGCCGCGCCACAGGATGACTCGCGTCTGGTAATGGGCACCGTGACACCGGCTGATGAGCATGGCGCCCGTGGCGGCGTACATGGTTCCGACGCGCATGGGGGCGCGCACTGA
- a CDS encoding biotin--[acetyl-CoA-carboxylase] ligase: protein MIEFVAATGSTNADLRQRCLAAVPPPEGTWLVADRQSGGRGRQGRTWLDALGNFMGSTIIARSADDPVVTTLPLVCGLAVVEALASHVQMAAALQLKWPNDVLLHGAKLGGILLEATGARVIAGFGINLASAPEMPDRVVGSLGHGPIIDRDTFGRNLAQALATELREWRAGGAPETIDRWLAAAHPVGTMLSVHDETAARLSGRFAGLEPDGALRLQMADGDMRVVRAGDVVLEGCEA, encoded by the coding sequence ATGATCGAGTTCGTCGCGGCGACCGGTTCCACCAACGCCGATCTCCGGCAGCGCTGCCTTGCCGCGGTACCACCGCCGGAGGGTACCTGGTTGGTAGCCGACCGGCAGAGCGGCGGGCGTGGCCGACAGGGGCGCACCTGGCTGGATGCGCTCGGCAACTTCATGGGCTCGACAATCATCGCCCGGTCGGCTGACGATCCGGTCGTTACCACCTTGCCGCTGGTCTGCGGACTGGCGGTGGTGGAAGCCTTGGCAAGCCACGTGCAGATGGCGGCAGCGCTGCAGCTCAAATGGCCGAATGACGTGCTGCTGCACGGTGCCAAGCTTGGCGGTATTCTGCTGGAAGCCACCGGTGCGCGGGTCATTGCGGGATTTGGCATCAACCTGGCATCTGCGCCCGAGATGCCGGACCGCGTTGTTGGCTCACTTGGCCACGGGCCGATCATAGATCGCGACACCTTCGGTCGTAATCTGGCCCAGGCACTGGCAACCGAACTGCGCGAGTGGCGTGCCGGTGGTGCGCCCGAGACAATTGACCGCTGGCTTGCCGCGGCGCATCCCGTGGGCACGATGCTGTCGGTGCATGACGAGACGGCCGCGCGGCTGTCAGGCCGCTTTGCCGGGCTGGAGCCTGACGGCGCGCTGCGCCTGCAAATGGCCGACGGTGACATGCGCGTAGTACGGGCCGGCGACGTGGTGCTGGAAGGATGCGAGGCCTGA